The following are encoded together in the Streptomyces sp. NBC_00341 genome:
- a CDS encoding FMN reductase has translation MFATEPLRIVAVSAGLSSPSSTRLLAERLAGAARERLEAEQDRPVEVRVIELRDLAVEIANHLVTGFPSAALEEAIGAVTGSDGLIAVSPVFTASYSGLFKSFFDLVENTALTGKPVVVAATGGTARHSLVLEHAMRPLFAYLRAVTLPTSVYAASEDWGSSGDEYADGLPARIRRAGGELASAITGGRAVSGASRTLGVDDEVVPFEQQLAGLGRA, from the coding sequence GTGTTCGCCACCGAACCACTGAGGATCGTCGCCGTCTCGGCCGGGCTGAGCAGCCCGTCCTCGACCCGGCTGCTGGCCGAGCGGCTGGCCGGGGCCGCCCGGGAGCGGCTGGAGGCCGAGCAGGACCGCCCGGTCGAGGTCCGGGTGATCGAGCTGCGTGACCTGGCCGTCGAGATCGCCAACCACCTGGTGACCGGGTTCCCCTCGGCCGCGCTGGAGGAAGCGATCGGCGCGGTGACGGGCTCGGACGGGCTGATCGCCGTCAGCCCGGTCTTCACCGCCTCCTACAGCGGGCTCTTCAAGTCGTTCTTCGACCTGGTCGAGAACACCGCGCTGACCGGGAAGCCCGTCGTCGTCGCCGCGACCGGCGGCACCGCCCGGCACTCGCTGGTGCTGGAGCACGCCATGCGCCCGCTCTTCGCCTACCTGCGGGCCGTCACGCTGCCGACGTCGGTGTACGCGGCGTCGGAGGACTGGGGCTCTTCTGGCGACGAGTACGCCGACGGCCTGCCGGCCCGGATCCGGCGCGCGGGCGGCGAGCTGGCGAGCGCGATCACCGGCGGCCGGGCCGTCTCCGGGGCGTCCAGGACCCTCGGCGTGGACGACGAGGTGGTCCCGTTCGAGCAGCAGCTCGCCGGTCTCGGGCGGGCCTGA
- a CDS encoding universal stress protein, translating into MGRIVVGVDGSESSIKALHWAVRQAELTGDTVEAVNSWEYPATSWASMMPGLPEDFDPQAMATVSLTEALEEALGAVGAAAISKVVVIGNPAQSLLDRAEGANLLVVGARGYSGFKATLLGSVSLHVTQHAACPVTVVRS; encoded by the coding sequence ATGGGCAGGATCGTGGTGGGCGTTGACGGCTCCGAGTCGTCGATCAAGGCACTGCACTGGGCCGTACGCCAGGCGGAGCTGACCGGGGACACGGTCGAGGCCGTCAACAGCTGGGAGTACCCCGCCACCAGCTGGGCGTCCATGATGCCGGGCCTGCCGGAGGACTTCGATCCGCAGGCCATGGCCACCGTCTCGCTCACCGAGGCGCTGGAGGAGGCACTCGGCGCCGTGGGGGCCGCCGCGATCAGCAAGGTCGTGGTGATCGGCAACCCGGCGCAGTCCCTGCTGGACCGGGCCGAGGGCGCGAACCTGCTGGTGGTCGGCGCACGCGGATACAGCGGCTTCAAGGCCACCCTGCTCGGCTCGGTCAGCCTCCACGTCACCCAGCACGCGGCGTGCCCGGTGACGGTGGTCCGTAGCTGA
- a CDS encoding LLM class flavin-dependent oxidoreductase, protein MQFGIFTVGDVTTDPTTGRTPSEHERIKATVAIARKVEEVGLDVFATGEHHNPPFVPSSPTTTLGYIAARTENLILSTSTTLITTNDPVKIAEDYATLQHLADGRVDLMMGRGNTGPVYPWFGKDIRQGMPLAVENYALLHKLWREDVVDWEGKFRTPLQSFTATPRPLDGVPPFVWHGSIRSPEIAEQAAYYGDGFFHNNIFWPIEHTAKMVNLYRQRYAHYGHGTAEQAIVGLGGQVFMRKNSQDAVREFRPYFDNAPVYGHGPSMEDFTQQTPLTVGSPQEVIERTLSFRDTVGDYQRQLFLMDHAGLPLKTVLEQLDILGEEVVPVLRKEFAALRPAGVPESAPLHPAVVAATASATAPATAKES, encoded by the coding sequence ATGCAGTTCGGGATCTTCACCGTCGGGGACGTCACCACCGACCCGACGACCGGCCGGACACCGAGCGAGCACGAGCGGATCAAGGCCACCGTCGCCATCGCGCGGAAGGTGGAGGAGGTCGGCCTCGACGTCTTCGCGACCGGCGAGCACCACAACCCGCCGTTCGTCCCGTCCTCCCCCACGACCACCCTCGGCTACATCGCCGCCCGCACCGAGAACCTGATCCTGTCCACGTCCACGACGCTGATCACCACCAACGACCCGGTGAAGATCGCCGAGGACTACGCCACGCTCCAGCACCTCGCCGACGGCCGCGTCGACCTGATGATGGGCCGTGGGAACACCGGGCCGGTCTACCCCTGGTTCGGCAAGGACATCCGCCAGGGCATGCCGCTCGCCGTCGAGAACTACGCCCTGCTGCACAAGCTGTGGCGCGAGGACGTCGTCGACTGGGAGGGGAAGTTCCGTACGCCCCTGCAGTCCTTCACCGCGACCCCGCGCCCGCTGGACGGCGTGCCGCCGTTCGTCTGGCACGGCTCGATCCGCTCCCCGGAGATCGCGGAGCAGGCCGCGTACTACGGCGACGGCTTCTTCCACAACAACATCTTCTGGCCCATCGAGCACACCGCGAAGATGGTGAACCTCTACCGGCAGCGCTACGCCCACTACGGGCACGGCACCGCGGAGCAGGCCATCGTCGGACTCGGCGGCCAGGTGTTCATGCGGAAGAACTCGCAGGACGCGGTACGGGAGTTCCGCCCGTACTTCGACAACGCGCCGGTCTACGGGCACGGCCCCTCGATGGAGGACTTCACCCAGCAGACGCCGCTGACCGTCGGCTCCCCGCAGGAGGTCATCGAGCGGACGCTGTCCTTCCGGGACACCGTCGGTGACTACCAGCGCCAGTTGTTCCTGATGGACCACGCGGGGCTGCCGCTGAAGACCGTCCTGGAGCAGCTCGACATCCTCGGCGAGGAGGTCGTACCGGTGCTGCGCAAGGAGTTCGCCGCCCTGCGGCCTGCCGGGGTCCCCGAGTCCGCGCCCCTGCACCCGGCCGTCGTCGCCGCCACCGCCTCTGCCACCGCCCCTGCCACCGCGAAGGAGAGCTGA
- a CDS encoding MerR family transcriptional regulator: MRRHEVTDQWHGRRPEAALMTIGAFARLSRLSAKALRRYDELGLLEPVLVDPVNGYRYYDPAQARTARLVAWLRRIGMPLARITEVIALDDGAAAAAIRTYWARVEAETAARRDLAAFLIDQLSTEEAMTQVGTLGIRYAARTETGAVRETNQDAAYAGARLLAVADGFGAGGARASTAAIEALKPVARGAVPAAELLNLLHDAAEQAARAVRDAVAGSDGSGTPDESGTTLTALMWTGAQLGLVHIGDSRAYLLRDGELFRITHDHSLVQSMIDDGSLTEEEAASHPQRALLLKVLGGGGPAGSGPDLDVRDARPDDRYLLCSDGLSAVVTGTELARVLAGADGPGTAVRELLALAAAAGAPDNVACAVADVVAL, from the coding sequence ATGAGGAGGCACGAGGTGACGGATCAGTGGCACGGGCGGCGGCCCGAAGCGGCGCTGATGACGATCGGGGCGTTCGCCCGGCTCTCCCGGCTGTCCGCCAAGGCGCTGCGCCGCTACGACGAGCTGGGCCTGCTGGAGCCCGTCCTGGTCGACCCGGTCAACGGCTACCGGTACTACGACCCGGCGCAGGCGCGGACGGCCCGGCTGGTGGCCTGGCTCCGCCGGATCGGCATGCCGCTCGCCCGGATCACAGAGGTGATCGCGCTGGACGACGGCGCGGCCGCCGCGGCGATCCGGACGTACTGGGCGCGGGTCGAGGCCGAGACGGCGGCCCGGCGCGATCTCGCGGCCTTCCTCATCGACCAGCTGTCGACGGAGGAAGCCATGACTCAGGTGGGAACGCTCGGAATCCGGTACGCGGCACGCACGGAGACCGGTGCGGTGCGGGAGACCAACCAGGACGCGGCGTACGCCGGTGCCCGGCTGCTCGCCGTCGCCGACGGGTTCGGCGCGGGCGGTGCGCGGGCGAGCACGGCGGCGATCGAGGCCCTGAAACCGGTGGCGCGGGGCGCGGTACCGGCCGCGGAGCTGCTGAACCTCCTGCACGACGCGGCGGAGCAGGCCGCGCGGGCGGTGCGGGACGCGGTGGCGGGCAGCGACGGAAGCGGAACGCCCGACGAGTCGGGGACCACGCTGACCGCGCTGATGTGGACGGGCGCGCAGCTGGGGCTCGTCCACATCGGGGACTCGCGGGCGTATCTGCTGCGCGACGGCGAGCTGTTCCGGATCACGCACGACCACAGCCTGGTCCAGTCGATGATCGACGACGGCTCGCTCACCGAGGAGGAGGCCGCCTCGCACCCGCAGCGGGCGCTGCTGCTCAAGGTGCTGGGCGGCGGCGGACCGGCCGGCTCCGGACCCGATCTGGACGTGCGGGACGCCCGCCCCGATGACCGCTATCTGCTCTGCTCCGACGGGCTCTCGGCGGTCGTGACCGGTACGGAACTGGCCCGGGTGCTCGCCGGGGCGGACGGCCCCGGCACGGCGGTGCGCGAACTGCTCGCGCTGGCCGCCGCTGCGGGCGCCCCCGACAACGTGGCGTGCGCGGTGGCGGACGTGGTGGCGCTGTGA
- a CDS encoding DUF6126 family protein: MSGTGRADDDAPRPERTEERDYGGGSEAWKERGVALRVFIYIFATHLFAGFVWILFYVGEHAEK; this comes from the coding sequence ATGAGCGGAACCGGCCGCGCGGACGACGACGCGCCGCGTCCCGAGCGGACGGAAGAGCGCGACTACGGCGGCGGCAGCGAGGCCTGGAAGGAACGCGGCGTCGCGCTGCGCGTCTTCATCTACATCTTCGCCACGCATCTGTTCGCGGGCTTCGTCTGGATCCTCTTCTACGTGGGCGAGCACGCCGAGAAGTGA
- a CDS encoding helix-turn-helix domain-containing protein: MTRRDGYVCGIDAAIDVVGGKWKVLILWALDVEPCRFGELRRALPGVTEKVLASHLRELETAGIVFREEAFEGAVRRVTYGLTPLGTSLNAALAPLGAWGREHLLGGRSPHAEGTASTGSRS; the protein is encoded by the coding sequence GTGACCCGGCGAGACGGCTACGTGTGCGGCATCGACGCGGCGATCGACGTGGTCGGCGGCAAGTGGAAGGTGCTCATCCTGTGGGCGCTGGATGTCGAACCCTGCCGGTTCGGTGAGCTGCGGCGCGCGCTTCCCGGCGTCACGGAGAAGGTCCTCGCCTCGCATCTTCGGGAGCTGGAGACGGCGGGCATCGTCTTCCGCGAGGAGGCCTTCGAGGGAGCGGTGCGCCGCGTCACGTACGGCCTCACCCCGCTCGGCACGTCCCTGAACGCGGCGCTGGCCCCGCTCGGGGCCTGGGGCCGGGAGCACCTGCTCGGCGGGCGGAGCCCGCACGCCGAAGGCACCGCAAGCACCGGAAGCCGGTCCTGA